In the Oreochromis aureus strain Israel breed Guangdong linkage group 14, ZZ_aureus, whole genome shotgun sequence genome, one interval contains:
- the trip12 gene encoding E3 ubiquitin-protein ligase TRIP12 isoform X2: MSNRPNSNPGGSLRRSQRNTAAAQPQDHTVAGRSGLTLSVASFVLQDDPEAAGTSEQERPGHQSKSEGNRGLKRSEAPDQISTFGPTPAKKSKSLPSPRDNTSETKKGPVKSKKRSLTSELPASSGRGQSKKSVAAGASPIQKRKKADSLPGLSSTAGSLPNRTEGRTAKPTKLASKSAASAKAGCSNVTDSSSSSASTSSSTTGTNSTTTQGARVKQGKDQTKARRSRSASSPSPRRSTRDKEQAKAASSSKFEWAARFNPKVNLPKPKLSLPGSSKTETSKPGPSGLQAKLASLRKSTKKRSESPPAELPNFRRSTRQKTTGSCASTSRRGSGLGKRGAADARRQEKMADSDNNQDGANSSAARTDDASQGASASSSVAGAVGMTTSGESESDDSEMGRLQALLEARGLPPHLFGPLGPRMSQLFHRTIGSGASSKAQQLLQGLQATGDESQQLQAAIEMCQLLVMGNEETLGGFPVKSVVPALITLLQMEHNFDIMNHASRALTYMMEALPRSSAVVVDAIPVFLEKLQVIQFIDVAEQALTALEMLSRRHSKAILQAGGLADCLLYLEFFSINAQRNALAIAANCCQSITPDEFHFVADSLPLLTQRLTHQDKKSVESTCLCFARLVDNFQHEENLLQEVASRDLLTNIQQLLVVTPPVLSSGMFIMVVRMFSLMCSNCPCLAVQLMKQNIAETLRFLLCGASNGSCQEQIELVPRSPQELYELTSLICELMPCLPREGIFAVDVMLKKGSVQTTEGAIWQWRDDRGLWHPYNRIDSRIIETAHQNGEDEISLSTLGRVYTIDFNSMQQINEDTGTARGIQRKPNPLANPNTGSHQEVRREDARAQLMKEDPELAKCFIKTLFGVLYEVYSSSAGPAVRHKCLRAILRIIYFADAELLKDVLRNHAVSSHIASMLSSQDLKIVVGSLQMAEILMQKLPDVFSVYFRREGVMHQVKNLAESESFLVTSPPKACPSGTASLCTTTISTASTTSANNTTPDLGSPSFQHSMDDSLDLSPQGRLSDVLKRKRLPKRGPRRPKYSPPRDDDKVDNQAKSPTSTQSPKSSFLASLNPKTWGKLGAQTNNANSEPSRTAGVSGLARAPPKDSISNNRDKIKAWIKDQATKFVERYFNSENVDGSNPALNVLQRLCTATEQLNLQVDGGMECLVEISSIVSESDVSSFEIQHSGLVKQLLVYLTANTDRELLSRDVRLKRFLHVFGGCPPPGMEPIGRLDLAENAPYLAMVHKMNSCLSQMEQFPVKVHDFPSGNGNGSRGSQALKFFNTHQLKCQLQRHPDCTNVKQWKGGPVKIDPLALVQAIERYLVVRGYGRIREEDEDSDDDGSDDEIDESLAAQFLNSGSVRHRLQFYIGDHLLPYNMTVYQAVRQYSLQAEEERESTDDEANPLGRAGIWTKTHTIWYKPVREDEDGSKDAVGGKRGRAQTAPTKTSPRNAKKQDELWHDGVCPSVINPLETYLTSEPPETITFDDPSLEVILLLRVLHSISRYWFYLYDNAACKEIISTNEFINSKLTAKANRQLQDPLVIMTGNIPTWLIELGKSCPFFFPFDTRQMLFYVTAFDRDRAMQRLLDTNPEINQSDSQDSRVAPRLDRKKRTINRDELLKQAESVMQDLGSSRAMLEIQYENEVGTGLGPTQEFYALVSQELQRADLGLWRGEEVTLANPKGNQEGTKYMFSSRGLFAVPFGRTTKPAHIAKIKMKFRFLGKLMAKAIMDFRLLDLPLGLPFYKWMLRHEMSISSHDLVNIDPGVAKSIQHLEDIIRQKKRLEQDRSQTRETLQQALESLNMNGCSVEDLGLDFTLPGFPNIELKKGGKDVPVTIYNLEEYLRLVVYWTLNEGVSRQFESFREGFESVFPLHHLQYFYPEELDQLLCGSKSETWDVKTLMECCRPDHGYTHDSRAVRFLFEVLSSFDAEQQRLFLQFVTGSPRLPVGGFRSLNPPLTIVRKTFESTENPDDFLPSVMTCVNYLKLPDYSSIEIMREKLLIAAREGQQSFHLS; the protein is encoded by the exons ATGTCCAACCGGCCTAATTCCAATCCAGGGGGGTCACTGCGCCGTTCACAGAGGAACACTGCTGCGGCCCAGCCACAAGACCACACAGTCGCTGGAAG AAGCGGTCTTACTCTGTCCGTGGCTTCATTTGTATTGCAAGACGACCCAGAGGCTGCAGGAACATCTGAACAAGAGCGACCAGGCCACCAATCTAAGAGTGAAGGCAACCGAGGGCTGAAGCGAAGTGAAGCTCCTGACCAAATAAGTACCTTTGGCCCAACCCCTGCCAAGAAGTCGAAATCACTCCCGTCACCCCGAGACAATACCTCAGAGACCAAGAAAGGCCCAGTTAAGTCCAAGAAGAGATCACTTACTTCAGAATTGCCTGCATCGTCAGGTCGAGGCCAGAGCAAGAAGAGTGTGGCCGCTGGGGCCTCGCCAATCCAAAAACGGAAAAAAGCAGACTCTCTCCCCGGTCTTAGTAGCACCGCTGGGTCCCTCCCCAATCGTACCGAGGGCAGAACTGCAAAACCCACCAAGCTGGCGTCTAAATCGGCCGCCTCAGCCAAAGCTGGGTGTAGCAACGTGAcagactcctcctcctcctctgcctccacCTCTTCCTCTACCACAGGCACCAACAGCACCACCACCCAAGGCGCCCGAGTCAAACAAGGAAAAGACCAGACCAAGGCACGTCGCTCCCGCTCAGCATCTAGCCCCTCTCCACGCCGTAGTACACGTGACAAAGAGCAGGCCAAAGCTGCTAGCTCTTCAAAATTTGAGTGGGCAGCACGCTTCAACCCCAAAGTCAATCTGCCAAAACCCAAACTGTCCTTGCCTGGATCATCCAAAACTGAGACCTCCAAACCTGGGCCATCAGGATTACAAGCTAAGCTAGCAA GTTTGAGAAAATCCACTAAGAAGCGCAGCGAGTCTCCTCCAGCAGAGCTCCCCAACTTTCGGCGGAGCACACGCCAGAAGACCACGGGCTCCTGTGCCAGCACCAG TCGGCGGGGCTCAGGCCTGGGCAAGCGCGGGGCAGCCGACGCTCGCCGACAGGAGAAAATGGCCGACTCCGACAACAACCAAGATGGGGCCAACTCATCAGCTGCTCGCACTGATGATGCATCACAAGGGGCTTCAG CGTCAAGCTCGGTTGCTGGAGCAGTGGGCATGACCACCTCTGGTGAGAGTGAGTCTGATGATTCTGAAATGGGAAGGCTTCAAG CTCTACTGGAGGCCAGAGGTCTCCCTCCACATCTTTTTGGGCCCCTGGGACCCCGCATGTCTCAACTCTTTCACAGGACCATAGGCAGTGGAGCCA GTTCCAAGGCTCAACAGCTACTGCAAGGCCTCCAGGCCACAGGTGACGAGTCTCAGCAGCTCCAAGCCGCAATAGAAATGTGCCAGTTGCTGGTGATGGGCAATGAGGAAACACTTGGTGGATTTCCTGTGAAAAGTGTGGTGCCTGCTTTG ATTACACTGTTACAAATGGAGCATAACTTTGATATT ATGAACCATGCCTCGCGTGCACTCACTTACATGATGGAGGCACTCCCTCGATCTTCTGCTGTGGTGGTCGATGCCATTCCTGTCTTCCTGGAGAAG CTTCAGGTGATTCAGTTCATTGACGTAGCAGAGCAGGCCCTGACTGCCTTGGAGATGTTGTCAAGGCGACACAGCAAAGCCATTTTGCAGGCT GGTGGGCTCGCTGACTGCCTCCTGTACCTGGAGTTCTTTAGCATTAATGCTCAGAGGAATGCCTTGGCTATTGCAGCCAACTGCTGCCAGAGCATTACTCCAGATGAGTTCCACTTTGTTGCTGACTCTCTGCCACTGTTGACTCAGAGACTTACTCATCAG GATAAGAAGTCAGTTGAAAGTACTTGTCTCTGTTTCGCCAGACTGGTGGACAACTTTCAGCATGAAGAG AACCTGTTGCAGGAGGTGGCATCAAGGGACCTGTTGACAAACATCCAGCAGCTGTTGGTAGTGACTCCTCCTGTGCTCAGCTCGGGGATGTTCATCATGGTCGTGCGCATGTTTTCACTTATGTGCTCCAACTGTCCATGCCTGGCAGTCCAGCTTATGAAACAGA ACATAGCAGAAACTCTGCGTTTCCTTTTGTGTGGAGCGTCAAATGGCAGCTGCCAGGAACAGATTGAACTGGTACCCCGGAGCCCCCAGGAGCTCTACGAGCTGACCTCACTCATATG TGAGCTGATGCCCTGCTTGCCCAGAGAAGGCATCTTTGCAGTTGATGTAATGCTTAAGAAGGGCAGTGTCCAGacaacagagggagcaatctGGCAGTGGAGGGATGACCGGGGACTGTGGCATCCTTACAACCGCATTGACAGCCGCATTATTGAG ACAGCCCACCAGAACGGGGAAGATGAGATCAGCTTGTCAACCCTCGGCCGCGTATACACAATTGACTTCAACTCTATGCAGCAGATCAATGAAGACACAGGAACAGCACGTGGTATCCAGAGGAAGCCTAACCCTCTTGCTAACCCCAACACAG GCAGCCACCAAGAGGTCCGTCGAGAAGATGCACGAGCCCAGTTGATGAAGGAGGACCCTGAGCTGGCAAAGTGCTTTATCAAAACTCTGTTCGGGGTCTTGTATGAGGTGTACAGCTCATCAGCTGGCCCAGCTGTCAGACACAAGTGCCTTAGAGCCATCCTCAGGATCATCTACTTTGCTGATGCAGAGCTGCTGAAGGATGTGCTGAGGAACCATGCTGTGTCCAG TCACATTGCCTCCATGCTATCTAGCCAGGACTTGAAGATTGTAGTGGGTTCACTGCAGATGGCTGAGATCCTCATGCAGAAGCTCCCAgatgttttcagtgtttatttcagAAGAGAAG GTGTCATGCACCAAGTGAAGAATCTGGCAGAGTCTGAGAGCTTTTTAGTCACTAGTCCTCCAAAGGCTTGCCCCAGTGGCACCGCCAGTCTCTGCACTACCACCATCAGCACTGCATCCACCACATCTGCTAATAATACAACTCCTGACCTGGGCTCACCCAGCTTCCAGCACAGCATGGACGACTCACTGGACCTCAGCCCTCAAGG GCGGTTAAGTGATGTCTTAAAAAGGAAACGACTACCTAAAAGAGGACCTAGAAGGCCCAAGTACTCGCCACCAAGAGATGATGATAAAGTAGACAATCAGG CTAAGAGCCCTACCAGTACTCAGTCACCCAAATCATCCTTCTTGGCCAGTCTCAATCCCAAGACATGGGGCAAGCTGGGTGCTCAGACCAACAATGCCAACTCTGAGCCCTCGCGCACAGCAGGAGTGAGTGGCCTCGCAAGGGCCCCTCCCAAGGACTCAATTTCAAATAACCG AGACAAAATAAAGGCCTGGATCAAAGACCAAGCGACTAAGTTTGTGGAGCGCTACTTCAACTCTGAAAATGTGGATGGCAGCAACCCTGCACTGAATGTCCTCCAGAGACTTTGCACAGCCACCGAGCAACTCAACCTCCAG GTGGACGGCGGAATGGAGTGCTTAGTGGAGATCTCCAGTATTGTGTCAGAATCTGATGTGTCGTCTTTTGAGATCCAGCACAGTGGGCTGGTGAAGCAGCTGTTGGTCTACCTGACCGCCAACACAGACAGAGAATTGCTGAGTCGTGATGTGCGGCTCAAAAGGTTCCTCCATGTGTTCGGTGGCTGTCCG CCTCCAGGAATGGAGCCCATAGGTCGCCTGGATCTAGCTGAGAATGCACCTTACCTGGCCATGGTGCACAAGATGAACAGCTGTCTGAGCCAAATGGAGCAATTTCCTGTCAAGGTGCACGATTTCCCCAGTGGCAACGGCAATGGCAGCAG GGGATCTCAGGCACTCAAGTTCTTCAACACACATCAGCTTAAGTGTCAGCTGCAGAGACACCCAGATTGCACTAATGTTAAACAGTGGAAAGGGGGACCTGTAAAGATTGACCCTCTGGCTCTGGTGCAAGCCATTGAGCGGTATCTTGTCGTCAGAG GATACGGCCGAATCAGGGAAGAAGATGAAGACAGTGATGATGATGGCTCTGATGATGAAATAGATGAATCACTG GCGGCTCAGTTTTTGAATTCAGGCAGCGTACGTCACAGACTGCAGTTCTACATCGGTGACCACCTGCTACCGTACAACATGACGGTGTACCAGGCTGTGCGGCAGTACAGTCTGCAGGCAGAAGAAGAACGGGAGTCAACGGATGATGAGGCAAACCCACTTGGCCGAGCTGGCATCTGGACCAAAACGCACACAATATG GTATAAGCCTGTGAGGGAGGACGAGGACGGAAGCAAAGATGCTGTGGGTGGCAAGAGAGGCCGAGCCCAGACTGCTCCCACCAAAACCTCACCCCGCAACGCCAAGAAGCAGGATGAGCTGTGGCATG ATGGTGTATGTCCCAGCGTCATCAATCCCTTAGAGACATACCTCACTTCGGAGCCACCAGAGACCATAACTTTTGATGACCCTTCTTTAGAGGTCATCCTGCTGCTGAGGGTCCTGCACTCCATCAGTAGATACTGGTTCTACCTGTATGAT AACGCTGCGTGTAAGGAAATTATCTCTACCAATGAGTTCATTAACAGTAAACTGACAGCCAAAGCCAATCGTCAGCTGCAAGACCCCCTGGTCATCATGACCGGGAACATCCCCACGTGGCTCATTGAGCTTGGAAAGTCCTG CCCCTTCTTCTTCCCCTTTGACACTCGGCAGATGTTATTCTATGTAACCGCCTTTGACCGTGACAGAGCAATGCAGCGCTTGCTGGACACAAACCCTGAGATCAACCAGTCAGATTCTCAGGACAGCAGAGTTGCACCACGTCTCGACAGGAAAAAG AGGACGATAAACCGCGACGAGCTCCTAAAACAGGCAGAGTCTGTGATGCAGGATCTCGGCAGCTCCAGGGCAATGCTTGAGATTCAGTATGAGAATGAG GTGGGCACAGGTCTCGGTCCCACTCAGGAGTTCTACGCTCTGGTGTCTCAGGAGCTTCAGCGGGCCGATCTTGGTCTTTGGAGAGGCGAAGAGGTTACTCTGGCCAATCCTAAAG GAAATCAAGAGGGAACCAAGTACATGTTCAGCTCCAGAGGACTGTTTGCTGTTCCCTTCGGCAGGACGACCAAACCAGCGCACATAGCCAAAATCAAAATGAAGTTCCGTTTCTTAGGAAAGCTAATGGCTAAAGCCATAATGGACTTCCGACTG CTGGATCTGCCCTTGGGGCTGCCATTTTATAAGTGGATGCTACGGCATGAGATGTCTATAAGCTCCCACGACCTGGTGAACATTGATCCCGGTGTTGCCAAGTCAATCCAGCACTTGGAGGATATTATCCGTCAAAAGAAGAGGCTAGAGCAAGACCGATCACAG ACGAGGGAGACGCTACAGCAGGCTCTCGAGAGCCTGAACATGAATGGCTGCTCAGTGGAGGACCTGGGTTTGGACTTCACCCTTCCAGGATTCCCAAATATTGAGCTGAAAAAGGGCGGCAAAGACGTCCCAGTCACAATCTACAACCTGGAGGAGTACCTCAGG TTGGTGGTGTACTGGACTCTAAATGAAGGAGTGTCCAGACAATTTGAGTCGTTTAGGGAAGGGTTTGAGTCGGTCTTCCCCTTACATCACCTGCAGTATTTCTACCCAGAGGAG CTTGACCAGTTGCTGTGTGGCAGTAAATCAGAGACGTGGGATGTCAAGACGCTGATGGAGTGTTGTCGACCGGATCACGGATACACACATGACAG ccgtgcagttCGGTTCCTGTTTGAGGTGTTGAGCAGCTTCGATGCCGAGCAGCAGAGACTCTTTCTGCAGTTTGTCACAGGAAGCCCAAGGCTGCCCGTCGGAG GTTTCCGGAGCCTGAACCCACCTCTGACGATTGTGAGGAAGACGTTTGAGTCGACGGAGAATCCAGACGACTTCCTCCCCTCAGTCATGACCTGCGTCAACTACCTGAAGCTGCCTGACTACTCCAGCATAGAGATCATGCGAGAGAAACTGTTGATTGCGGCTCGCGAGGGCCAGCAGTCTTTCCACCTTTCCTGA